The following proteins are encoded in a genomic region of Candidatus Eremiobacterota bacterium:
- a CDS encoding BrnT family toxin: MDFEWDARKARTNAAKHGVTFEEAATVFRDTLAITVPDDRFAEQRWSTIGMSGYNRLLVVAHEDHGQRIRIISSRPATRHERKQYEQG; encoded by the coding sequence ATTGATTTCGAGTGGGACGCACGAAAGGCTCGCACAAACGCCGCGAAACACGGGGTAACGTTCGAGGAAGCCGCGACGGTGTTTCGCGATACGCTGGCTATAACGGTGCCTGACGACCGTTTCGCCGAGCAGCGCTGGTCGACCATTGGGATGTCAGGATATAATAGGCTTCTCGTGGTCGCCCACGAGGACCACGGTCAGCGGATCAGAATCATAAGTTCCCGGCCGGCGACACGTCATGAGCGAAAGCAATATGAGCAAGGCTGA
- a CDS encoding thiazole synthase, whose amino-acid sequence MQAETSTDALRIGKYEFRSRLFVGTGKYPSLEVMQAAHAASGAEVVTVAIRRMHLDDKSGKTLVDYIDRGKLTVLPNTAGCYTAKDAVLTAKLAREALGTDLIKVEVIGDAQTLYPDTQGTITAAEELVRDGFTVLPYIIDDPVACKRLEDVGCAAVMPLAAPIGSGLGVCNPYSIRIIKERATVPVIVDAGVGTASDATLAMELGIDALLMNTGIAAAADPVRMARAMKAAVEAGRDAFLAGRMPKRLYANASSPMQDLIATKHAERA is encoded by the coding sequence ATGCAAGCTGAGACCAGCACCGACGCCCTGCGGATCGGCAAGTACGAGTTTCGCTCGCGCCTCTTCGTCGGCACCGGCAAGTACCCGTCGCTCGAGGTGATGCAGGCGGCGCACGCCGCGAGCGGCGCCGAGGTCGTCACCGTCGCGATCCGCCGCATGCACCTCGACGACAAAAGCGGCAAGACGCTGGTCGATTACATCGACCGCGGCAAGCTGACGGTCCTCCCGAACACCGCCGGCTGCTACACCGCCAAGGACGCGGTGCTCACCGCCAAGCTTGCGCGCGAAGCGCTCGGCACCGACTTGATCAAGGTCGAAGTGATCGGCGATGCGCAGACGCTCTATCCGGACACGCAGGGAACGATCACCGCGGCCGAAGAGCTGGTGCGCGACGGGTTCACCGTACTGCCGTACATCATCGACGACCCGGTCGCGTGCAAGCGGCTCGAAGACGTCGGCTGCGCCGCGGTGATGCCGCTCGCCGCGCCGATCGGGAGCGGCCTCGGCGTCTGCAACCCGTACTCGATTCGCATCATCAAGGAGCGCGCGACCGTCCCGGTCATCGTCGACGCCGGCGTCGGCACTGCGTCCGACGCGACGCTCGCGATGGAGCTCGGCATCGACGCGCTGCTGATGAACACCGGAATCGCCGCGGCGGCGGATCCGGTTCGCATGGCGCGCGCGATGAAAGCCGCCGTCGAAGCCGGCCGCGACGCATTTCTCGCCGGCCGCATGCCGAAGCGGCTCTACGCGAACGCGTCGAGCCCGATGCAAGACCTGATCGCCACGAAACACGCCGAGCGAGCATGA
- the thiS gene encoding sulfur carrier protein ThiS encodes MTVTVNGEARELADGTTLDSLLETIGVRRDGTAVALNDDVVPRAQHSGVVLRAGDRLEIIVAVAGG; translated from the coding sequence GTGACAGTCACGGTGAACGGCGAAGCGCGCGAACTCGCCGATGGCACGACGCTCGATTCGCTCCTCGAAACGATCGGCGTGCGCCGCGACGGCACCGCCGTCGCGCTCAACGACGATGTCGTGCCGCGCGCGCAGCACTCCGGCGTTGTGCTGCGCGCGGGAGACCGCCTCGAGATCATCGTCGCGGTCGCGGGAGGCTGA